The window CCGGAGGGGCGGATGTGCTGCTGTTGCCGGAGCGACCCCTGCCGTTCGAGCAGCTGCTCGAGCAGACCCGTTCGGCCATAGCCCACCGGCGCTTTGCCCTGATCGTGGCCTCGGAGGGCTATCCCGACCTCGAGAATACCCTGCAAGCCCTCTCCGAGCAGGTGGGGCTACGCCTGCGCTTTGCCCGCCCCTCCCACGCCATGCGCGGGGGTAGGCCCAGCGCCCGTGACCGCCTCTTAGCCCGAAGATTGGCCGAAGCCGGGGTGGAATACCTGGCACAAGGCTATTCGGGGGCAGTGTTGGTGCAGCACGGCCAACCCGAGCGAGTTCCCTTTGACCAGCTCGAGTCCCACAAGGCTTTACCGTGAGCTTTAGATTCTAAGGACCCCTAGGTCTTTCAAGGAGAAAACCATGCCCCTAGTCAGTGCAACCGAAGTGCTCAAACCCGCTCGAGCCCACCGCTACGCCGTGGGCGCTTTCAACTGCATCAACCTTGAATACGTTCGCGCCGTGGTGGACACCGCCGAGCGGCTGCGCAGCCCGGTGATGGTGGCGGTGACCACCGGAGCCTTGAGCTACGCGGGATGGGAGGCTCTACCCGCAGCGGTACGGGCTGTAGCCGAAGCAGCTCACGTCCCGGTAGTGCTACACCTAGACCATGGCCAAAACCTCGAGGACATCCGCCGCGCCTTAGAGGCCGGCTTTAGTAGTGTGATGATTGATGCTTCTCACCTACCGCTGGAAGAAAACATCGCCCTCACTCGCCAAGCCGCCCAAATGGCTCACGCCGCGGGGGTAAGCCTCGAGGGGGAACTCGGCCAAATCGGTGGCAAGGAAGAAGAGATCGTCTCCGCGGGACTCATGACTGATCCCGAGACGGTACCGTACTTCGTGGAAGCCACCGGGATAGACGTGCTGGCTGCCTCATTCGGCTCAGTGCATCAGAAAGCCACACGGGATGCCCAACTGGATCTGCCCCGGCTGGAGAAAATCGCTGCCGCTACTCCACTACCCTTGGTGCTGCATGGAGGATCTGGGGTGCCTACCGAGATGCTTCAAGCCGCCACCGCCCGGGGGGTAGCTAAGGTCAACGTGGGAACCGAACTCCAGCGCACCTTTGCCCGTGTGTTGCGCGAGACCCTGAAGGCCCAACCGGAGGAATGGGATATGCGCAAACTGCTCAAGCCTAGCATCAATGCCATCGCCGCGGTGGTGGAGGAACGGCTCGGGGTGCTGGGCAGCGTGGGTAGGGCCTGAAAGGAGCTGCCATGAAGCGTTCTGAGATCAACCGCATCCTCCGTGAGGGGGAAGCTTTCTTGCGCCAGATGGGGTTTTTTCTGCCCCCCTTCGCTCACTGGAGCAAGCAGGACTGGGCCGCCAAAGGCTCCGAAACTTGTGAAATCATACAGGCGAACCTGGGCTGGGATTTGACCGATTTTGGCCTCGGGGAGTACGAACAGAAAGGCGTGCTGCTTTTTACCTTGCGCAATGGAAGCCTTGCGGAGCTGGGCAAAGGCGAAGGCCAGGTATATTGCGAGAAAATCTTAATTTGCAAGCCTAACCAACTCGTCTTGCATCACTTCCATTGGCGCAAAACCGAAGACATCATCAACCGCGGCGGGGGAAAGCTCGAGATCGTACTGCACCAAGCTGACGCCAACGGGCAGTTCTCTACGGAAGATGTGCGGGTAAGGTGCGACGGCATCTGGCGCACGGTATCAGCAGGCGGCAGCGTCATACTTTCCCCGGGCGAGTCCATCACCCTAAGGCCCTACCAGTACCACCAATTCCGGGCGCTCGAGGCCCCGGTATTGGTGGGCGAGGTCTCGACGGTGAACGACGATCATCATGACAACCACTTCTACGAAGCGGTAGGCCGCTTTCCCACCATCGAGGAAGACGAGGAAGTCTATCGATTTTTGGTGGGAGACTATCCGCGTTATCTTGTTCCTTCTTTTCTCCAATAATAACGTGGTTTGCTACTTACGGGTCGTCTGAACCTCCCCACGCCCCGCCACGGCGTGACGGGAAGCCGGAGGGGTTCTAAGGGGAACCACCGCGACCTCTCTCCGGTTCTCGCCAGCGGCTTGCACCACCGCTACACCATCCGGGGCCTCGGCTTGGGCTGTCCCCTCTTGCGCGGGCGACCCGCTCCGACTCCGAGGTGATGCCCCAAAGGAGGAAGGACGCCACGTCCTCCTAGTCGCGGGGTGGGTGGCTTCGCTCCACGCTGCCCACAGGGGCGGTTCCGCCCCCAGCCAGCTTGGTGCGCCAAGCCCGCGTGGAGCCTGTCGTCCTCTCCTACGCACCATGCCAGGAACGCCGAGTAGAGGTCGCGCTGCATCTCGACTCCGCACGCGCAGGCGTGGATGCGCTGGGAAATGTCGCCTCTGGCAGGGTAAGGGGGAGAAGCCTCTCTCCCTCCTGGCCTCCTTACCCCCTCGCCAGCGGGGGGTGACCAACGCCGCCTTCGCTACCGTCTGCTGCCTCTTTGGGGTGAAGGGGTGCACCGGTTCCTGGTTCTCTCGCTTTTGGCTTATCTGTTGAGCCACTGGGTGAAGCTTGCATCTAGCCCGGATCCTCTCGCGGGAGCTCTGGTTCCTGGGCCTCCCGGGGAGGAGCTACCAGATAAGTGTTTATGCAGGTTATGCGGGAGGTGCAAGTTTTGAGTGATTCCAACATGGAGATCCGAAGGATCATAGCTCTCGCGTTTCATTTCACTAAAGACTAGACTAGTAGTCTCCAGTGAAAATTGTCCTCAAAACCAGCTGGCAGGACTCCGCCCGCCGCCGCCTCGAGGCCCATCGCGCTCTGCAGGAGCGGGACGAAGCGGCGCTGTTTGATCTACTCGAGGCCCATCTTATTAATTACGGTCGCAAGCAAGCCGCGCTTAGCCCGCGCACCCTGAAGAACTACCGGCTGGCGCTGCGCGACTTCCTGGCCTGGTGCTGGCCGCCTAATTCGCCCGCACCCAGAGAAAACATCCACAAGTCAAGCCGCGAGACCCTGGCCCGCTACGTGGCCAGCCTCCAGACCCACGGCTCTCACCTCGAGCCTCCCAAAGCCCTCAGCCCGGGCAGCATCGCCCTGCGGCTGGTGGGCGTGCGACAATTCCTCCGAGCCCTCGAGTGGGCGGGCGTGCTGGTGGCCCCCAGCAGCCCCCCGGCTCCCCGCGATCCCACCCCTCCGGAGGAGCGGCGGCCCGCACTTCCCCCTTACCTGGTACGCCCGGCTACTGGAGTATCTTGAACGCTTCGACGATCCGCCCAGCCTCCGGGATCGCCTGGCGGTGCGGTTGGCCGGTGAGTGTGGCCTGCGGGTAGCCGAGATCGTGGGTCTGCGGCTCGAGGGTGTGCTGCTCGACGAGCGTCTCCTGGTGGTTCGTGGCAAGGGTGGCAAGAGCACTACCCCGATCCCTGCTCCCCGACCTGGAGAGTTGGCTCCGGCTCCACCGGGTGTTGGCTCCAGCGGGTGAGCCTCACCTGATGCTGCGGGGTCTAAAGAACGGGCGGCTGGGCAAGCGCCTCTCTGCCAACGGCCTGTGGTGGCGCATCACCGGACACTACCGGGCCATCGGATTGCCTAGCCGCTACAGCGGCCTGCACATGCTGCGGCACACCGCGGGCACAAGGTTCTATCGGGTTTCAAGGGATCTGCACGCCACAGCCCGCTTGCTAGGCCATGCTGCTCCCAGCACCTCGGCGATCTACGCCAAGATGGATATGGAGGGCCTCTTCCGCGTGATGGATTTGCTAGATGAGGACAAAGTGGCTCAGAAATAGGATCCGGTGAGGATGCCCCGCGTTCTCGCCTCGCCAAGACGAAAGGCACTCCTCCTTTTCGGCCTCCGCCCCTCCTTCAACCTCCTATCTGCTGCCCTCAACCCCCGGTGTACCTAAGGCTTGCTCGAGGGACTCTCGTAGCCCTGCGGGCAGCTCCGTGGTTTCGGTGCTGAGGCGGTAGTGACTCCCCCGCCCCCGTCCGTCGCGGCTGAGGTATCCCCCCGCCACCGGCTTGCCTATCAACCGGGTGAGATTGGCGGCGTGCAGGCCGGTAATTTGCTGCAGCTGGGCGTTGTTGACCTGGCCTTCTAAAAAGGCTGTCGCCACGTTGGCCTCGAGGGCAGCGAACCCCGCCCGAGCATCTCCTGCAAGCTCTCGATGGCCCCCTCGGGGAGCAGGCTCAGCGGAGCAACCGGTAGGTGGCCCGTAGACCGGATCGTTGACTTGTTCAAGATGGATCGCCATAATGTTCCATATGGAAAGCGCCCTGCTCCGCTTCGACGGCTCGCCCGGGGATGTGGCGAGCGTTCGGGAAGGGCTGCCGGTCGAACTCATCACCGAGGTAGCTCGGCGCTACGGCCTCAGCCAGCACGACGTGCTGGAAGCCGCCGGCATCCCC of the Calidithermus timidus DSM 17022 genome contains:
- a CDS encoding class II fructose-bisphosphate aldolase, coding for MPLVSATEVLKPARAHRYAVGAFNCINLEYVRAVVDTAERLRSPVMVAVTTGALSYAGWEALPAAVRAVAEAAHVPVVLHLDHGQNLEDIRRALEAGFSSVMIDASHLPLEENIALTRQAAQMAHAAGVSLEGELGQIGGKEEEIVSAGLMTDPETVPYFVEATGIDVLAASFGSVHQKATRDAQLDLPRLEKIAAATPLPLVLHGGSGVPTEMLQAATARGVAKVNVGTELQRTFARVLRETLKAQPEEWDMRKLLKPSINAIAAVVEERLGVLGSVGRA
- a CDS encoding site-specific integrase; this encodes MKIVLKTSWQDSARRRLEAHRALQERDEAALFDLLEAHLINYGRKQAALSPRTLKNYRLALRDFLAWCWPPNSPAPRENIHKSSRETLARYVASLQTHGSHLEPPKALSPGSIALRLVGVRQFLRALEWAGVLVAPSSPPAPRDPTPPEERRPALPPYLVRPATGVS
- a CDS encoding D-lyxose/D-mannose family sugar isomerase, which encodes MKRSEINRILREGEAFLRQMGFFLPPFAHWSKQDWAAKGSETCEIIQANLGWDLTDFGLGEYEQKGVLLFTLRNGSLAELGKGEGQVYCEKILICKPNQLVLHHFHWRKTEDIINRGGGKLEIVLHQADANGQFSTEDVRVRCDGIWRTVSAGGSVILSPGESITLRPYQYHQFRALEAPVLVGEVSTVNDDHHDNHFYEAVGRFPTIEEDEEVYRFLVGDYPRYLVPSFLQ
- a CDS encoding tyrosine-type recombinase/integrase, encoding MLRGLKNGRLGKRLSANGLWWRITGHYRAIGLPSRYSGLHMLRHTAGTRFYRVSRDLHATARLLGHAAPSTSAIYAKMDMEGLFRVMDLLDEDKVAQK